In Siniperca chuatsi isolate FFG_IHB_CAS linkage group LG16, ASM2008510v1, whole genome shotgun sequence, the following proteins share a genomic window:
- the si:dkey-261l7.2 gene encoding uncharacterized protein si:dkey-261l7.2 isoform X1: MPQLTAAAVLQLALLLTALPAQYFISRWSGSTAVQRFHATTRLIRMWKELRTSFINGTAWMDWASQQMSRVQSLVGLGQEEPQESLAIEIMLYDNDQGFFGASKTTRSPRPPYVFLRVGEVVMERKGHMVGVVVSWDPEMRAPPEWVDRVYSNSEGTKAERTPHYKVLFSGPGPSSLLVGYLPQTQLERITGMRPNIPTLENYFTHFDGERFVMQPWLREIFPEDENVDA; encoded by the exons ATGCCTCAGCTAACGGCCGCCGCGGTGCTGCAGCTCGCGCTGCTGCTCACCGCTCTGCCCGCGCAGTACTTCATCTCCCGGTGGAGCGGCTCCACGGCGGTGCAGCGGTTCCACGCGACCACACG GTTAATTAGAATGTGGAAAGAGTTGAGAACATCTTTCATCAATGGCACTGCATGGATGGACTGGGCAAGCCAGCAGATGTCCAGAGTCCA GTCTTTGGTTGGCTTGGGACAGGAAGAGCCTCAAGAGTCACTTGCCATAGAGATCATGCTTTATGATAATGACCAGGGATTCTTTGGAG CCTCCAAGACAACGCGCAGCCCTCGTCCTCCATATGTTTTTCTCCGGGTTGGAGAGGTGGTAATGGAGAGGAAGGGCCATATGGTTGGGGTGGTGGTGAGCTGGGACCCCGAGATGCGAGCCCCTCCAGAGTGGGTCGACAGAGTGTATTCCAACTCTGAG GGCACTAAAGCAGAGAGGACGCCTCATTATAAAGTACTGTTCAGCGGGCCTGGACCCTCCTCTCTGTTAGTTGGATACTTGCCTCAGACACAACTGGAGCGCATCACTGGGATGAGG CCGAACATTCCCACCTTGGAGAATTACTTCACACATTTTGATGGGGAGCGGTTCGTCATGCAACCCTGGCTCAGAGAGATCTTCCCCGAGGATGAGAACGTGGACGCCTGA
- the si:dkey-261l7.2 gene encoding uncharacterized protein si:dkey-261l7.2 isoform X2, with protein sequence MRKIKLIRMWKELRTSFINGTAWMDWASQQMSRVQSLVGLGQEEPQESLAIEIMLYDNDQGFFGASKTTRSPRPPYVFLRVGEVVMERKGHMVGVVVSWDPEMRAPPEWVDRVYSNSEGTKAERTPHYKVLFSGPGPSSLLVGYLPQTQLERITGMRPNIPTLENYFTHFDGERFVMQPWLREIFPEDENVDA encoded by the exons ATGAGGAAGATAAA GTTAATTAGAATGTGGAAAGAGTTGAGAACATCTTTCATCAATGGCACTGCATGGATGGACTGGGCAAGCCAGCAGATGTCCAGAGTCCA GTCTTTGGTTGGCTTGGGACAGGAAGAGCCTCAAGAGTCACTTGCCATAGAGATCATGCTTTATGATAATGACCAGGGATTCTTTGGAG CCTCCAAGACAACGCGCAGCCCTCGTCCTCCATATGTTTTTCTCCGGGTTGGAGAGGTGGTAATGGAGAGGAAGGGCCATATGGTTGGGGTGGTGGTGAGCTGGGACCCCGAGATGCGAGCCCCTCCAGAGTGGGTCGACAGAGTGTATTCCAACTCTGAG GGCACTAAAGCAGAGAGGACGCCTCATTATAAAGTACTGTTCAGCGGGCCTGGACCCTCCTCTCTGTTAGTTGGATACTTGCCTCAGACACAACTGGAGCGCATCACTGGGATGAGG CCGAACATTCCCACCTTGGAGAATTACTTCACACATTTTGATGGGGAGCGGTTCGTCATGCAACCCTGGCTCAGAGAGATCTTCCCCGAGGATGAGAACGTGGACGCCTGA